ttgGACTACCAAGCTCCTCTACTGCTATTCTCCGCAAAGGTGGTTAGCTTAAACCTATTAGTCGATGCTTTTACAGTACCattcattaaaagaatatgaaaagGATCCTCAAGCATACTTACCATTCAGTGTCCCTGCGCCTCTTAATAAATTCATCCGCTACCTAGGAAAAGCACAAGAGTTTTCAGTAAGGAAGTCAAGAAATACATGCAACAAAATAACAAGAATAAgcatgcacacaaacagacaaaTATCTGCATTTCTTTTATCCAGTGAGATATTTATTCCATCTGGGTAACTATAGGAGATAGCCTCCCCTGCCTCATTGTAGCCACCTAAATCAGCATACTTGTCATATCATAGGGAGCCATTGGTTATGGATTTGATTATAAGACCTCAAAGCTCCCAGGCACTTAGGCTTGCTGGAGTGCACAGCTAAGCATATATTTGGTacaaaaaatctaaaatttagcATAGAAATTCTGCTTAGTTGTACTTTCGCTCGAAGCTCATCTGCAAGTTCTTTCTCAAGACTCTCAGTTGGAGATGGTTTCCCTTCCCTAAGGCAAGCTCCATGAACCACAGACCGGAACAAACACCTTCCATCTCCAGGTATCCCTGTGCCAGCCCAAAATCCAATCAATAATCTCAGAACACTCgatataataaatttcattcCGCGACACACCATCTTCAAAAGGGTAGTGAAATAACAATTCCACAAAAGTAAAGCCAAAagataaatgaataaacaaaagatgaataaaataaataaaagataaaacacACCAAACCCATCATCCATATCCAAAAAATCCAAGCTTTCTCTTCAGGGGagcacacaaaaaaaaaaagaaaaaaaaaattaagaagaagCAAAACCACCACGACCACCCATAACAAATAAATAGACACTCAAAACTACAATACTAAACCACGCAAAAGGACGCCAACTTTAGTAATACGGCAAGTAAAGAATGGAACTCAAAACCAACTTTAATAAGGAAGGCACCAGCTTGGGCAACGCAAAAATCCATCTCACTTTCTTTTGAGAAAAAGCAACCTTTTCCAGacatcaaaaaaataatcagAAAACATACATAGTTTTTGAAATTGAACCGAGTCGTTACCAAGCGCAGTTTTGGTCATTTTTCGAATAGCAAAACAGCACCAAAAGAATATCAGGATTTAATTCTGAACTTCCATCGGTTCAATTcaagaaatgaaataaagaacagtcttattacaatttttatcACCTGAGAATGAGTTCTTCCTTGTTTTTCTGTAATGGTGGAGTGTGATAGCGAGAATCTCAGAATCAGAATCCGATACCCTTTAtgccttttcctttttgcGATTGCGATTGCTTTCTGGGTTGATCTTTGGCAAGAGGTGTGGAGAGTGATGAGAATACTGATCATGAGTGTGACTGAATGGAGAGCTCCATTTTTATATGCACAGATCAGCTGCTTTGGATTGAATTAACGGCTAACTGTTTGTTCGGCGGTGCCCCTCGCGCTGCTAGACCTTTTTCAACCGTTGGGCTGCGATGTTATGGTCCGAACCGTTTTCTTGGCAGTGGCCTATTTGGAAATGTCTGGCCTAGATTTTACTGCCCAGCTGATGGCATGTAACTGTTAGCCCTGATCCCATTCAGAACCGGAATCAAAACAGAATTGGCAATTCTAATTCTAGTCCATGAAACGTGGAACCGAAATCGGATAGCCggtttagtttttaatttatgaggCAGATAGTTTCGATTCAATTTTAGTTCCATTACGTTTGGATTGAAAAATGTTTGAGCTAGACCGAGCTAATAACTAAAAGTTATACCAATGTAAATTGTAAAGATCATTAAATccgattaaaaattaagattttctttttcttctctttggatcaaacaaaaagaataaagatatcATGGGATTGAATAATAATCAGCAGTTATTAGCGGTTAGAGTTGCGCAAGCAGAACTTTACAATTTTGTAATCttatttaagataaaaaaagatgtCACGGAATTCATTGCTAGAATTTATGGCAaccataaattaaaattacccacatgaaaaacaaaaagcgTATAGCAATCACATGAATTTGCTCCCTcttctttctaacttttctATAATCAGCTGttctatttctataaatcagtccttttgttttctacctcctatttctttcttttttacgGTTACTGTTCTTGCATGCAGATTTTGTCAGCAGATTCTTGTTCCTGGTAATCGAAATCTCCGGTCCAATAtgaattttttccttttaagtaGCATTTTTCTGTTCATTGTGTTACAGACTCATGCAAATCACTAATGATCAAGAACTCTCTGTGAACGTTTTTAGTGTGTCATCTCTCCTTTACTCTTTTGCcgatatgtttttttttttttttttttttttctaattactaTTTGCATTGTTGCTATAACACCTAATTCTTGAAAATCAGTTGGAAGGGAAAATCTTCATGTTTTTTGGATGGGAAAACTATACTTAGCATTAATCATACGATTTCTGGatgcattttaaatttttcatggatgtcttttgattTAAATGCATGGATAACTTTTCAGTAATGAGAGAGCTGTAACTGTGCTATAATTTGTAGATTTTTGTGATGAATTAGTTACATTTTACAGTTTACATATGATGCAATTGTCATTCACAACCTTGTTAATGCAATTGAATCTGAAATCGTCAGGAATCAACAgcaacaaataaaatgagttCCAGACGCCCTCCACTACATACCTGTGGACTTTCTTTCATGGAAATAGCTGACGAAGTCTGCATAAAGGCACAACAACTCAGTGGACCCATAGGTTCAATGACAAAGAAGATTTCCAGGATGGCTTCATTAGCCTCCCCTTTTGTCTACGCTCTTGAATATCAGCTGCTGTTAATCTTTTCCTTCTTGGATGATCGGATTTTCGCCCTTGAATACGTGGTTGAGGCCATTTTCCCGCCTTCGAAATACGTGTTCGATAAGGTTGATGAATTTGTCAAGATTGCTGAAGTCCTGCCAGGAAAGTTTGATGAAGCTGTGAGCAAGTTTCCAACAATTATCCATCAAGTTCCATTTCTTGATTGGGCCTTGTTTCGTGCCATTTCAAGCCTGAATTTCTTCCTCTCTATATTGATAGAATGGGGATCAGAAAATGCCaaggaaaaggaaatattGATTGATATCAACTGTAACGAGAGCAGCAATGAATCAGGTGCAGCTCAAAAAGCggatcaaagaaaagaatctcAGAAGAACGGAATTAAAGAAGATGGTGTTCCTACATCTGTATCATCAGGAGTTGAAAATGGAACAGTCATGAAATGCACGTATAAGGATGCACTAGAGAAGGTCATGAAAGCCACATACAAGGATGCACTGGAGAAGGGAACTAAAGAATTAGACAGCAGAAACGAGGAAAAGAAGGAAGGAAGAACAAAGAAGAGCAtcggaaagaaaaagaatagagcAACGGCAGAGACAGAAATCAAGGAAGCTATCACAGAAggaaagatgaagaagaacatagaaaataaagaagagaCTGTTAAGAAGGAAATCAGAAAATCCAGACCTGACAAGGAGGCAACTAAGGGAGgaacaaagaagaagatagaaaaCACAGAAAAGAGTGCAAAAGAGGAGACTGAAAAATCCATTATCAAGGAAGTAAACAGGGAAGGAGGGGATAAAAATGCTAATAAAATAGAGGAAAAACTTAGCAACGGGGATCAGATTCTGGAGCTGTTTGAGTCTGCTTGGCTTGCGAGcccaagaaataaagaaacacCAAGCTCTCTCTCACGTTCGGTATCATATCAATGGTGATTGGTGAAGGAAACTTACTATGACATTCTTTTTATGATATAAGGAAAATAACATGCTGCTCTGACATTCTTCAAGAATATGTATTAGTAGAGGAATCTTTGTAGATATCTTAGTGCAATTTTTCAATGTAAAATACTATTGTATTAGTAGGTTGGCTAAAATGATTGTAAATTATAGTTTATCATATGAGCTGCATCATGTATgtacaaatttatataaaaaggttatttattaagtatttGAGTTGCAATTTTCTTATCATTCGCATAATGGTACAGGTTAATtaagaaatggaaaaattcaaaaacatatatatgtattttttggtaatttaattttaaaaattgaattttttaataaattaatgtatttatatttctctAATTACATGAGTTTTTATTGATGTGGCTTAATTTATGTGacgtttttttaattttttttttttaaataacataTAAGCTCTACATCATATAAATTAAGCTATACCAATAAAATCTCACAGGTTATAAGCTGGAGGGGTCTGTAGGGGTCCTTGGGGATCAGTTAACCTTGATCGTCTATCGACTTTCGATACAATCGCAATGGATCCGATACTTAAGAAGGAGCTGATGGATGACTTGGATAGATTTGTGAAGAGAAAGGAATTCTGCAGAAGAGTGGGAAAGCCTTGGAAACGTGGGTACTTGTTGTAGGGTCCTCCTGGTACAGGCAAGTCAAGCTTGGTAGCAGCCACGGCTAACTACCTGAAATTCGACATATATGACCTCGAACTTACAAGAATGCGAAGCGATTCAGATCTGACGAGATTGCTAACCACAACAGCTAATAGATCAATACTTGTAATTGAGGATATTGATTGTACCATTGAGTTGCAGGATCGGCAATTTGAACATTACAACCCTGGTGACAGTCAGGTAAGTTCATAGTTCCTTAATTATGTGCactctttatatattattaaaactgGTTATCTCTTTTATAAAGGCTGGAACCTgttaatgtaataaaagaaCAGAAGGTTAGTCATGTGTCATGTGGATATCAGATATGGCAATGCCAAgtcaatttgaaaaaaaacaGCAATTGTTCTAGTGCTGTGTAAGTTATTGCTAATGATATATTGTTGCAGTTGACACTGTCAGGATTGTTGAACTTCATTGATGGGTTATGGTCAAGCTATGGAGATGAGAGGATAATCATATTCACAACAAATTATAAAGACAAACTAGATTCTGCATTGCTAAGACCGGGCAGAATGGACATGCATATACATATGTCTTATTGCAGTCCTAGTGGATTCAAGATTCTTGCTTCTAATTATCTaaatatcaagaatcattGCCTCTTCACAGAGATTGAAAAACTGATAGAGGAAGTGGAAGTGACACCAGCAGAAATTGCAGAAGAGCTCATGAAAGGCGATGATGTTGATACTGTACTAAACGGACTCCAAGGATTTCTTCagaggaagaaagaaatgaaatgtgAAAAAACTGAAGCAGAAACCCAAGCTGAAATGCCTAAAGAAGTGGCCCAAaatgaagatgagaaagaaagacaagAAATGGAGAATAAATACAGCAAGGGGAAAGTCAAGAATAATAAGAGGACGAGAGCAAAAAGAGGGAAAGGGAGACTTGTTTAGGCATCTTCTCTCATCCATTTGTGCATTTTTTATCCTTCTTGTATCCAAGTAAATGTTGCAATTTCAATAATCTCTGTGCGACGATTCAAAAAAGGATTTTCTTTCatgtattattaatattagtgaGTTAATTACTGTTTTCCTTTGAAGGGAGCATAGTAAAGCTTTATCCTTTTCTGGAATAATTGATTAGTTATTTCTGGATTTGGCCATGTTTCATGTCATTTCATGCCTGAATTTCTTCCTCTCTGTATTTGACAGAACAGGGATCGAAAGAtaccaaggaaaaaggaaatttaCAGGATAATGGCAAAGTTCAAAAGATTTCTGATGAAGTTAAAGGAATTCAACTCGTGTAAGAATTAATTTGCCAACACAGAAAACAGTTGCTAATGATGAGAACTACTGGCACTCAAcagaaaaatctaaatatcaaGAATCGTTGCCTTTTCACAGAGATTGGAGAAAATGATGTAGGAAGTGGAACTGATACCAGCAGAAGTTGCAGAAGAGCTCATGAAAGGTGATGATATTGGTTTTGTACTAAAAGAATTCCAAG
The sequence above is drawn from the Ricinus communis isolate WT05 ecotype wild-type chromosome 7, ASM1957865v1, whole genome shotgun sequence genome and encodes:
- the LOC8278407 gene encoding uncharacterized protein LOC8278407 — its product is MSSRRPPLHTCGLSFMEIADEVCIKAQQLSGPIGSMTKKISRMASLASPFVYALEYQLLLIFSFLDDRIFALEYVVEAIFPPSKYVFDKVDEFVKIAEVLPGKFDEAVSKFPTIIHQVPFLDWALFRAISSLNFFLSILIEWGSENAKEKEILIDINCNESSNESGAAQKADQRKESQKNGIKEDGVPTSVSSGVENGTVMKCTYKDALEKVMKATYKDALEKGTKELDSRNEEKKEGRTKKSIGKKKNRATAETEIKEAITEGKMKKNIENKEETVKKEIRKSRPDKEATKGGTKKKIENTEKSAKEETEKSIIKEVNREGGDKNANKIEEKLSNGDQILELFESAWLASPRNKETPSSLSRSVSYQW